The nucleotide sequence TAGGTTTAAAAAGATCGTGGATTATGACCACGATCTTTTTATTGTTTACCAGGACATTTTTAAATTGGCTTAGTGAGGATAACATGCAACAACATCCAGTTTAGTTACGCGGGTGCTGTTGTTTTTTCTTAGAAGTCCACTCAAAACTCGTCATCCATAATCCTTTCTCTACTTCAAATTCCTCATCTTTCTTAAATCCTAATTTTTCATAAAGCTGAATGGCTGGTACATTTTTGGAACCGGTTTGAACCGTAATTCGCATTGTTGGGTATTTCTCTACTACATGTTGAACTAGTCCTCTTCCAATCCCTTTACGAAAATGGTCTGGATGGACAACTACTCGGCAAATACTCACTTCTTCCCCAATTTCATAAGACATGACGCCTGCTAATGCGCCTTCTACAACATATCCAATGAAGGTTTCGTTTGATGCTTGAATCGACTCGATTGTTTCGTTTAATGGAGGGAATGACGTTACCCCTAACCACTCTGCTTCTATTTGATAAGATGGGATTTGAATGTTGTAGATTTGTTTTGCTACAAGTACATCTTTAGGATTTATTGGAATAATCAAGGCCGTTTCTCTCTTTCCATATAGATTTTCTCTATTATACTCCT is from Radiobacillus kanasensis and encodes:
- a CDS encoding GNAT family N-acetyltransferase gives rise to the protein MIIPINPKDVLVAKQIYNIQIPSYQIEAEWLGVTSFPPLNETIESIQASNETFIGYVVEGALAGVMSYEIGEEVSICRVVVHPDHFRKGIGRGLVQHVVEKYPTMRITVQTGSKNVPAIQLYEKLGFKKDEEFEVEKGLWMTSFEWTSKKKQQHPRN